Proteins co-encoded in one Populus trichocarpa isolate Nisqually-1 chromosome 10, P.trichocarpa_v4.1, whole genome shotgun sequence genomic window:
- the LOC7459989 gene encoding uncharacterized protein LOC7459989 isoform X2, with product MLEDMAHPSEQLLIDDVSSPISGQILEFCDPEFFQETLQNSEVTSSSYCCYENSSYTNNLPSPPDIDKSNCCQDNNGNHNSTTPTTTTASTITTSTTTTTAANTNNINNNDTSNLSIISDSQDELVSALSASIDFSPSTFAFPIFISTQNDHFDFSSVQPQLTLTDFVSADGLSQYTADPAVPIMGHPLPSVFEEDWLSSVPSYVPLNPSSPTCSFLGPAMSTYMLAGTMNTALSADCSGIFDGGILTGSEWQPLELDYRGENGGIYCPDSLQHVFNPGDLQALGNKTPKLVGGPVSSAPLTSEISSLEDSTFKVGKLSVEQRKEKIHRYMKKRNERNFSKKIKYACRKTLADSRPRVRGRFAKNDDFVDIHRTVCGHHEDDEDEGPAMKEEDVTDSDIFAHTSGVNTFKCNYSIQSWI from the exons TTCTGTGACCCTGAGTTCTTCCAAGAAACCCTGCAAAACTCAGAAGTCACTTCTAGCTCGTACTGCTGCTATGAGAACTCTTCCTACACTAACAATCTTCCATCGCCACCAGATATAGACAAGTCCAATTGCTGCCAAGATAACAATGGCAATCATAACAGCACGACCCCTACAACCACAACGGCTAGCACCATCACTACTAGTACCACTACAACTACAGCTGCCAATACtaacaacataaataacaaCGACACTAGTAATCTGTCCATAATATCTGACTCCCAAGATGAGCTTGTCAGTGCACTCTCTGCTTCCATAGACTTTTCTCCATCTACTTTTGCTTTCCCTATATTTATCTCTACCCAAAATGACCATTTTGATTTCTCTTCGGTGCAACCCCAACTCACATTAACAGATTTTGTATCTGCTGATGGTCTGTCACAGTACACTGCTGACCCTGCTGTCCCAATCATGGGGCATCCATTACCATCAGTTTTTGAAGAAGATTGGTTGTCCTCGGTTCCTTCTTATGTACCTTTGAACCCATCATCACCTACCTGTTCATTTCTTGGTCCAGCCATGAGTACTTACATGCTTGCTGGGACCATGAATACCGCATTATCTGCTGACTGTTCTGGGATTTTCGATGGTGGTATTCTTACGGGTTCTGAATGGCAACCACTAGAATTGGATTATCGGGGTGAAAACGGTGGGATTTACTGTCCTGATTCCCTCCAGCATGTTTTTAACCCTGGTGATCTGCAG GCACTTGGCAATAAAACTCCAAAACTGGTGGGTGGGCCTGTGAGTTCTGCTCCTTTAACATCAGAGATTTCAAGCTTGGAAGATTCAACTTTCAAGGTGGGCAAACTTTCAGTTGAGCAAAGGAAGGAGAAAATCCATAGGTacatgaagaaaagaaatgagaggAATTTCAGCAAGAAAATTAAG TATGCCTGCCGCAAAACACTGGCAGACAGCCGGCCTCGAGTCAGAGGAAGGTTTGCAAAGAATGATGATTTTGTTGACATCCACAGGACTGTTTGTGGCCAtcatgaagatgatgaagatgaagga ccagcaatgaaagaagaagatgtgACTGATTCTGATATTTTTGCCCACACCAGTGGTGTGAACACCTTCAAATGCAACTACTCTATCCAGTCCTGGATTTAA